Genomic segment of Triticum aestivum cultivar Chinese Spring chromosome 6A, IWGSC CS RefSeq v2.1, whole genome shotgun sequence:
GATGCACACTCCATGGCATCCACTCGAATATAGCCTATCCACTCAGATGTCTTCCCACCAGTCGGCCTCACCAACACCACTCGGAGCGACGTGGGAGCTGCAATGGTCGAAAATGTTGGGCTTCAAGTGTAGTTATAGCGGTAGTTTCCAGTAACGCCTATAGTTACTCCCCCTCTTATAACGTAGCAGTAATGAGGGCGGGCGCACTCTATGTAACCCCTCTCTGGCGCCATGACAAGGGttcactgtaacgccctcgatgcagctatatctcccacgtgtcgaagcacgacttagaggcataaccgcattgaaagcaatgtctcaAATGAGGTAATCTTCTGATGGagggcgagggtgtcccgatctttcgatgagatgataactatcgatttggtggagacgactttgatgatccgactacaaacgtgcacgacgttgcgccttagcaatcgctaaaccaatctcctgaggttactgacgataccggaagcacggtcagcctgaccacgaaggtctgttcctgcaagcaatcgaagaacgagcaagaatatgataaagcaatctgaatattgcaaatatatatgaggtattgataatggcggggatctgtaagcggtcttggtctggtcgttggacacaaacgaagtacacgaagttgcaatggctaacttttaactaaacaaatcccaaggaaaagctactagatggatctgcttatataggagcaaggggtggcggccaaggaggtgggaggacgtcccaaggcagcctaaaactaaccctaggtcgtacaaggctcatgggcccaagtggaggtgatgcaacacctttgggcttgtagtttgactcggattctgctgcaacgtcagattgtttcgtccgtaactcaacgctccggacgaatttgaaagtGAATACAATGGGGTTGGAaatagcacgaaatctagttttcaacaaaaaaagaatcacccaattcggagtccgtatgaaaaagttgttggcgttttgagtcaggtatgtctgtgcagtccgaatctgaatccagaacgtgaaagacttggactctatcttctcttggcccaaaagtgacgtgagaggactttttgaacacaacataaacttctccttttcccttatcttcatatttggattatacaaatgtcccatacacctgcaattagacaaaacacaaaagtgtgtgaagtatttttgttctggataacataaatagattattgaatagtttgcattagaaatcacctgacaaatatgcatgtatgcaatatttttggtcgtatccaagatagtcatgtcctcatcatcttcgcaaacaacccatgtaatataataggggaaaagatacatagttggcttacaatcgccacttcacacaatacatgaataaagaattacaacatccaaatacaatcaaggtccgactacggaaccaaaataaaagaagaaccccaaatgcgacaaggtccccggtcgaccccaactggtctccactactgatcaactagaacgaaacgacacaaaggacaagatcttcatcgagctcctcctgagcttggttgcgtcacctggaatggcatcatcggcacctgcaagctggttttggaagtatctatgagccacgggaactcagtaatctcacaccctcgcgatcaagactatttaagcttatgggtaaggtaaaggtatgaggtggagcagcagcaagcgactagcatatatggtggctaacatacgcaaataagagcgagaagagaaggcaaagcacggtcgtgaaagtatgatcaagaagtgatcctaaaacaacctacatcaagcataactccaacaccgtgttcacttcccagactccgccggaaagagaccatcacggttacacacgcggttgatgtattttaattaaggtcaacttcaggttttctacaaccggacgttaacaaattcccatctacctataaccgcgggcacgactttcgaaagttcaaatccctgcaggggtgtcccaacttagcccatcacaagctctcacggtcaacgaaggaatagacctcctcccgagacattccgatcagactcggtatcccggttctacaagacatcctcgacaatggtaaaacaagtccagcaagaccgcccgatgcgccgacatcctgatgggagttgcacatatctcgttctcagggcaacaccggataagcaatccgtacaaataaaaccagccctcgagtttccccgaggtggcgctgcgaggggctctagtttggaccaacacttagacaagcactggcccggggggttaaaataaagatgacccttgggctggcctaacccaagggaaaaagaggctaggtggcaaatggtaaaaccaatgttgggccttgctggaggagttttatccaaagcgaactgacaaggggttcccattataacccaaccgcgtaaggaccgcaaaatccgggaacataacaccgatatgacggaaactagggcggcaagagtggaacaaaacaccaggcataaggccgagccttccaccctttaccaagtatatagatgcattaattaaataagatatatagtgatatcccaacaagtaaacatgttccaacaaggaataacatctccatgttccaacaaggaacaaacttcaatcttcacctgcaactaacaacgctataagaggggctgagcaaagcggtaacatagccaatcaacggtttgctaggacaaggtgggttagaggcttggttcaacaatatgggaggcatgataagcaagtggtcggtatcgcagcataggcatagcaaaagagcaagcatctaccaagcaaagatagaagtgatttcgagggtatgatcatcttgcctgaaatcccgcaaggaagaagaacgagtccatgaagaagacaaacggacgtagacgaacggttcctcacaatcacgacgttatcggaaccaacccgaagaagcaacaccggaaagaagcaaataacATAGTAAAACATCCACCacaataaacatgacatgatgcacaaccaagtatgatgcatgtccggtttaatgaagcatggcatggtaaaatgcacaaacaatcctacaaattaagtggagctcattatgcaacggagttgcatattgaagaaaacaccacatgacttatttagttctctctcgtttaggtaaccaacaagattaaatgttgttaacatggcaagaggtgaagcacaacaaaactacctatctgggcaagtttaaatgaggccagaaacaacaaaacaacaagtccggaaactcctcatgtgcacattttaggtttggtactgttctgccctaaacacaattttagagttgttaaacatgcaaagtgatgccaccatgttaaactaggcatttttccaccccatttacatataaagtttattcgaaaccaagctacggttatttagttatgatttaaaacattttagcatgtcatAGGAGCAAATctaaccaaacaacattttaaacatctgaaacatagatgaaagtgacataatatgaaactacacgcaattctaagcaactttcacgttaagtttgttttaatccgatgcacggtttgtgagatatgatatgcatgatgtatGAGTGCTTTTCTGCAAAACGGGCGTTCTCTGGAATAAGCTAAAACATACTGCGGAAAAAAAACACAACTCGGGCCAAAACTGGCCCGAACTGGGCTGCACAGGAGCAAACAAAGGATGGGCTTCCTCACATCGGGCTCCAGGAAGTCGAGCCTTGGCGCTGGGCCACGCACGCCCTGCTGGAACTGGGCTTCGCACGAGGCAGAGGAGGGGGTCAACGCAGACGGGCGACTTGTcgctgttcgtcgtcgtttccaaaCGCAGAAGCAGAGGCCGGCGACGAGGATTAGGGAGGACCGACCGCGGCGATGAGCtggagtgtgcggcctgcggggtccAGCTGGAGGCTCTCGTCGTCGACGAGGAGCTCGAGGAGGAGAGGAGCGATCGAGGTGGCGACGAGGGCGGGTTGCAGGTGGCTCCGACGCGGGACTTGGGGTGCAGGGGCGAGGCGAACATCGAGCGGATCCGACGGGTGGCGCTGCTCGAAGGACACCAGACGAAGCAGGACGGTGGCGGTGGCGCCATGGAGCTTGGGCGAACTCATTTTCATTcctgggaaggagagagagagagaaccaccgtgagagagagagagagggaaaaacaGGAGGAGAGGACCGGGATGAGGTCAGTCCTGGTCATGGCCGCCGGCGGCAAGGTCGCCGGAGGGCGCGGCCTGCAAGGTTGGCGAGGCTCGGGCGTGAGGGCTCCTCCCCCGATCCTGCGGCTGGTTGGATCgaaggaaggaggaggctggtggggagagatcgagaggaatgGCTGCGGGTGGATCTGGAGGCTGGCTCGCGATTGGGGGCGCGCGGAAAAAGAAGAGGAGACCAGGTGGCTGGCGGCGACGGCTGGACAGGGGAGGATCCCTAGGAAATAGGGTTTTTGTCCAGATTTAGACTAGGGACTATATATAAGGAAAGAGGGagagtttaggggctaatccgtccctccaattaaaatcgagcggtcgagaaaaatacacaaggaagtccaattaacaaaacggagacgttttgtagatgtttggggatgatctggacacaACGGTGATGACTGACCGGGTCgagtccgggacagctttcggacgcgcgcgcgaggaggtccggtgcactatgcaaagaggggtaggcatgggcctaggtggactgtggagagcgggttggtctgagacgagaggggagagatgcagcccgacacgatttccggagaccaaaaacgtccgacaaTAAGACCGGGTATActaccgctatagttatccgttggggcatcaaacagactccgaacgcgatgaaacttggcaggcagccgactgacaacaaaacaacaccgcacgccaactttcatcccattccgagaacattttccggtcacttataaaataatatttcagacgtgtcgcgggcgcgtgcaagtgtgtctgggctcagaacggacaacggaaggaactgggagactgggacagatgcaagtttcaaaaacgtgatgatgcaatgcacatgatgacatgaaaatatgcaacacgcaagcaaatgacatggcaacgacggcgaataactggaggacacctgtcTCAACAGTCTCGGGGCCTTACATTCACAACCTATTGTAATCAGATGCCCCCAAAGAAAACAAAACTTCGGAGCTCAAGACGTAGGgttgttagagcaactccaacaggcTGACCCAAACGAATGAAGATTTCATCCGCTTTTTACCCGTTTGGGTCGGCGgcccgcccggcgtccgccctcttttagatttgagtcggcagcgcgcccaacgcgccgacccatatgtgccggcgtggccggctggccgcccaatATTACATTGATTTGCATTCAAGCATGTTGTCAAATAAGATAGTTTACCGAATAAAATATTATAATTTTACAAGCCGGATACAAATAAAAATgcttcacatagttttgcaaacgaataaaagaagatacatttattggttgccaacatgagcccacatatgctcaaccaaatcattttgcagctgcacgtgagttttccaatcacgcatgtcttcatgaaattgggtgaactgttcaaatgttgccgctactccatgctcaggcacaacattctcaccctgaaattgaaacccttgatcgtacagacgttccgggtgctcgtcttctacgatcatattgtgcatgatcacacaagcagtcatcaccttccacagtttccgcgtgctccaggtattagcaggataccgaatgataccccaccgagattgcaaaacaccaaaggcacgcttgacattcttcctagcactctcttgctcttgggcaaatcttttcctcttctctccgacgggttgggtattgtcttgacaatagtggtccactgaggatagataccgtcacccaggtagtatcctttgtcatagttgtggccgttgacagtaaagttcaccggtgggctgttgccttcggcaagcctagcaaacaccagcgagcgctgaagcacgctgatatcattgtgtgatccagccatgccaaagaaagagtgccagatatAGAGATATTGAGACGCCACAACCTTtaatatgacagtgcaagccctgacatgtcccttatgctgcccttgccaagcagaaggacaGTTCTTTCACtcccaatgcatgcaatctatgctgccaagcatccctgggaagccccttcTGGCATTCATCGCTAACAAACGGGCCGTATCTTCAactgtcggctctctcaagtactcggggccaaacacaacaataacagccttgcagaacttatacagcgactctaggcatgtagactcactcatacggacgtactcgtcaatgagatcacggggcactccgtatgcaagcattcagatggcggcggtgcatttctgataagaggagaaaccgatcttgccgacggcatcctctttgcactcgaaatagtcatcatagcggaccaccccctctctaacacggttgaaaagatgcctactcatatggtaacggcggcggaatttttgatatttgaacaacgggtttgttgtatcaaagtagtccttccaaaaaaggaaatgcccgctctctcggttgcgattcaacgcccgAAGGTGGCCcagaatggagccacggaacaacggctgctggctgttgaggtggtgatggaccaacacgacagccaatatctcctcctcctcgtcggacgacgaatgtcggagtcgcaaaggaaattgtggaaaaagaactcgtcgccGGAGTCCATTTTcataccttggcaaactgtcgaacagcttgcgagCGTCGAAGAAGAAGACGGTCGGCGAGGGGAATCGCGGCGTGCACGGACCAGCTAGCTGCGCTGCCGGCATCCGACGAGCGAGCCGGTGAGGATCTGGCCGGGGTAGCGAGGCGGCCTCTTGGTCGCGGGCGGCTGTGCGGTGGGGGGAGCGGCGGTGGGAAGCAGTTTGCTCCCCGGCGGCAAGACGGGGATGGCGAGCGACAAGGGGAGTGagcggcgttgctgggcggatgtggaggcggcggcatcagctggcagagtcgccggcaaaaaagggcggcgacgtcggcgacgaaggaggcgggcgagAGTTGTTGTTGGCTGGAGGGTGAGGGGAGatgccaatgtgccaccgaccagtggctcggggagGAAAAAGACGAGCGCGCACGTCCGGCTTGTGTCCGCGCCgatgcaaatccggctcaaaaatgagCCGGGAATGGGTCGTCAGCGGACACGTGTCCGTTTGAATCGGCGTGTTGGGCCGATTTTTCTGTCTACCCCAACCTAGATGAACGGCGATAGACGAAATGAGTCGCTCCATTAAAGTTGCTCTTATCTCAAAGaggtctgaactcgtaaatccaAGTGTCCATCTGTATAGCAGGTTCCGCCCCCTGTTTGTACCCTTGCTATCACGGTCAGATTCGTTGCCTCGACGGGTAATCGGATACTCGCCACGACTGCCCCCGGAGCACAGGCTGAGGGCAGCAAGCCTCGCCCGCCCGCGCTTCCGGAAATCGGCAGGCAGACGATCTCCGGTCGGCCACCACGATGCTCACGTTTCCTTGGGCACCCAACAACCGCCCCCAGCACTCAACCGGGGTCGCCGTTCCACGTCAGCGCCTCGTCCTCATCTCATCCCAATTCCCAACCACACCAACCCCccacgtgctgctgctgctgcacaccGGCCGCACCCGGTAACCCAAAACCACCTCTCACATCACTCACCCACCCACCCACCATCACGCACCGCGGGTCCCTCGGGCGAGATGGTCCCACTCGACATGGACAAAAGGTCACAGGTTTATCGCGCGCGTCCCCGTCGGCGCCCAGGCTCCGCTTCGCTATAAGTACGCGCCCCTCCCGCTACTGCTCTTTTTTTCCCCATTTACCTCCGCGGAACCCCCCTCGCCTCGAGATTCGCGCGGCCGTGTCTGCCTCTGGGTCCGCGCTTCCGTTGTCTAGCGTCCTGAGCTGAGCTAGATCTCTCAGCTCGCTCTTTGCCGGCGCTTTGGGCTTAGATCTGGCTGGGGCGAGTAGGCGGAGGCCGATCGCGGATTCGTGACGAGGGAGGGGAGCCATGGAGCTGGGGGCGGCCGGGATGCGGCGGTCGGCGTCGCACAACTCGCTGTCCGGGTCCGATGACTTCGACCTCACACACCTGCTCAACAAGCCGCGGATCAACGTCGAGCGCCAGCGCTCCTTCGATGACCGTTCGCTCAGCGACGTCTCCTACTCCGGTGGCCACGCCAGAGGAGGCGGAGGCTTCGACGGCATGTACTCCCCCGGCGGCGGTCTACGCTCTCTGGTCGGCACGCCGGCCTCCTCGGCGCTCCACTCTTTCGAGCCCCACCCCATAGTGGGCGACGCCTGGGAGgccctccgccgctccctcgtcttttTCCGCGGCCAGCCGCTTGGTACCATCGCCGCTTTCGACCATGCATCCGAGGAAGTCCTAAACTATGATCAGGTACAAGCaatgtatttttttttctttctcaatGTTATAATGAATCGAAATTTCAAATCAGAATTAAATTTATGAAAGAGTAGCATGTTATCGACATATGCTTATCTgacttaggggggggggggggggggttcgctgCAGGTGTTTGTGAGAGATTTCGTGCCCAGCGCCATGGCGTTTCTGATGAATGGTGAGCCGGAGATTGTCAAGAACTTCCTGCTCAAGACCGTTTTGCTGCAGGGTTGGGAGAAGAAGGTTGATCGGTTTAAGCTTGGCGAGGGGGCCATGCCTGCAAGCTTTAAAGTGCTACATGACGATAAGAAGGGTGTTGATACCCTGCACGCGGATTTTGGTGAGAGCGCAATTGGGCGGGTTGCTCCAGTGGATTCGGGCTTCTGGTGGATCATACTATTGCGGGCCTACACAAAGTCCACCGGGGATTTGACTCTGGCAGAGAGGCCGGAATGCCAGAAGGCGATGAGGCTCATTCTGAGCCTGTGCTTGTCTGAGGGATTTGATACCTTCCCGACATTGTTATGCGCTGATGGTTGCTGCATGATAGATCGTAGGATGGTAAGTTATGGACTGGCACTTCCAATATGTTCAAGTCTAATAAGAGTACATTTCACAGGACTGCAAATTTCCTATTCTATTAATCAATGAATTACCACATCTGTGACTACTGACATACATACCATTCTTTTGGGCTAACATTTCATAGAATTACCGATGTGTGGATATTTCTTTGAACTTTCAAAATTAGGAAACAATTGATTGTACTTTGCTGAAACAAGGGTGATTAGTGAAAGTTCTATCAAATTTACGCAATCATTTAACAACTGAATATGAGATAGGAATTCAACAAGTTTCTTGTCATATAGACAAATACATGTCTTTTCATCAAGTCCCAGAGAAGCTCAAACAATGAAACAAGTCTCATGTCTGTTTCAGCAAATGTCAGTACTTccataattttttatataattgAAGATCTATCAAACAAATTGTAGCACTGTGGTATCTTAGCTCAAGGTAATGGTAGGTCGGTATAATTGTCGAATTGGCCATAGAAGTCTTATAAGTAAGAAAAAAATAGTGCTAGTTCTGTAAAATTTACTCATATAAATTTATACACCTAATATTATGGAACCGAGGGAGTATTATCCTAATTAAAGATCAAATATCATGGTCGAAGTCATCTAGGTCTGAAACGAACGCTAAATCTTTTCGAGATATATCTCCAAAACAATATATTTCAGTTTGACATTTACTGCTGTAACGTTGTCATCTTTAGTTTGTGAGGTTTTAATGGTTTGTTTGCTTTTGTTGTTCTCTGTTCAAGTACATAATATATGACGAACAATGTGCTCATAGCTTTGTTGCGGTTTCACTTATTGTGTATCTTCATATAAATAAATGTGGTGCCCCCTTTTCATACTTATTGGACTTGCAAATTTCATTTCCTTTTGTTCTGGTGAGTTCATGGCGATTTGGACTTGTATGCCTTTGGTCATTTTTCTCCATCAAAAATATCTAATTGTTTTAGTTTGATGATGTGCTGATTTTCATACCACGACGGTGCTTCCAAATTTTCATGTCTGAGATACTAGAGTGCAATATCCTTGGCCCAAAAGCAATCCGAATGCCCGTGTTTTGTTTGACGAGGTCCAGTTAGATACACAAATCATACTATATCCACGATGCTGCAACACTCGATATGCCCTCATCGATACGGGCTTCCCAAGCCCACTACCTCCTTTAGTTGGTCCACCTGAACCTGTTGTTACATCTGCATGTGAGCAACCTTGCACTATCATTGAATTCGGCAACATTTTCCCTTCTGTGATATGTTTTTCTGAAGGAGGATATCCCCCAACCTCTGCATCATGTTGTGCACACAGCTACCcttctgtgatgtgtaaattcacAAGTATTCCTTTCATTCTGTAGAACTGCAGATTAGGAATATGACTAATATTAAAACATTAATTTATTTGTTAGCAATAACCATTTCTTGGATGATGCATGTTGCTCATTTTTGCGTATGCATGTGCCCTATATGAGCTATGAATTCTTTTTAATTAAGTGAAATACCCTCTATGAGCTATGAATTCTCTTTAATTAAGGGAAATGCTATCATGGTCTCTGTTTGTGCTCTTCTTTTCCCCATTCTCACTCCAATCTTTTTTTGTAGGGTGTGTATGGCTACCCCATTGAAATTCAATCCCTTTTCTTCATGGCACTAAGGTGTGCTCTTCTAATGCTTAAACATGACGCTGAAGGGAAAGATTTTGTGGAGCGGATTGCAACTCGTCTTCATGCTTTAAGTTATCACATGCGGAGTTATTTTTGGCTAGATTTCCAGCAGCTAAATGATATTTATCGTTACAAGACGGAAGAATATTCTCATACAGCTGTCAACAAATTTAATGTTATTCCAGATTCTATTCCGGACTGGCTATTTGATTTCATGCCTTGCGAGGGTGGTTTTTTTGTTGGTAATGTCAGTCCTGCAAGGATGGACTTCCGTTGGTTTGCACTTGGAAACATGATTGCCATAGTATCATCTCTTGCTACACCTGAGCAATCCATGGCCATAATGGATCTCATTGAGGAGCGCTGGGAAGAGTTAattggtgagatgcctctgaagATATGCTATCCTGCTATTGAGAACCATGAATGGCGGATCGTGACAGGATGTGATCCAAAAAATACGAGATGGAGTTACCACAATGGAGGATCTTGGCCAGGTTATTGCACTTTGTGTTACTTGGATCTCTGTATGTAATATATGTGAAAATTA
This window contains:
- the LOC123127444 gene encoding cytosolic invertase 1 isoform X2 codes for the protein MELGAAGMRRSASHNSLSGSDDFDLTHLLNKPRINVERQRSFDDRSLSDVSYSGGHARGGGGFDGMYSPGGGLRSLVGTPASSALHSFEPHPIVGDAWEALRRSLVFFRGQPLGTIAAFDHASEEVLNYDQGWEKKVDRFKLGEGAMPASFKVLHDDKKGVDTLHADFGESAIGRVAPVDSGFWWIILLRAYTKSTGDLTLAERPECQKAMRLILSLCLSEGFDTFPTLLCADGCCMIDRRMGVYGYPIEIQSLFFMALRCALLMLKHDAEGKDFVERIATRLHALSYHMRSYFWLDFQQLNDIYRYKTEEYSHTAVNKFNVIPDSIPDWLFDFMPCEGGFFVGNVSPARMDFRWFALGNMIAIVSSLATPEQSMAIMDLIEERWEELIGEMPLKICYPAIENHEWRIVTGCDPKNTRWSYHNGGSWPVLLWLLTAASIKTGQPQIARRAIDLAERRLLKDGWPEYYDGKLGKYVGKQARKFQTWSIAGYLVAKMLLEDPSHLGMIALEEDKAMKPVLRRSASWTN
- the LOC123127444 gene encoding cytosolic invertase 1 isoform X1; the encoded protein is MELGAAGMRRSASHNSLSGSDDFDLTHLLNKPRINVERQRSFDDRSLSDVSYSGGHARGGGGFDGMYSPGGGLRSLVGTPASSALHSFEPHPIVGDAWEALRRSLVFFRGQPLGTIAAFDHASEEVLNYDQVFVRDFVPSAMAFLMNGEPEIVKNFLLKTVLLQGWEKKVDRFKLGEGAMPASFKVLHDDKKGVDTLHADFGESAIGRVAPVDSGFWWIILLRAYTKSTGDLTLAERPECQKAMRLILSLCLSEGFDTFPTLLCADGCCMIDRRMGVYGYPIEIQSLFFMALRCALLMLKHDAEGKDFVERIATRLHALSYHMRSYFWLDFQQLNDIYRYKTEEYSHTAVNKFNVIPDSIPDWLFDFMPCEGGFFVGNVSPARMDFRWFALGNMIAIVSSLATPEQSMAIMDLIEERWEELIGEMPLKICYPAIENHEWRIVTGCDPKNTRWSYHNGGSWPVLLWLLTAASIKTGQPQIARRAIDLAERRLLKDGWPEYYDGKLGKYVGKQARKFQTWSIAGYLVAKMLLEDPSHLGMIALEEDKAMKPVLRRSASWTN